A genomic region of Larus michahellis chromosome 25, bLarMic1.1, whole genome shotgun sequence contains the following coding sequences:
- the TRMT1 gene encoding tRNA (guanine(26)-N(2))-dimethyltransferase isoform X1 — translation MRGAARAAAAFSTLRRTGQGPPRRPPAMDGDPPNGSAPAPGAGDPPGAGETLISEGRATILFPSANEVFYNPVQGFNRDLTCAVMTEFARLQLQPKGIRVVLPGEEKMDTGGPHPPEHGDGDTAPAPDGTEAPRTAKPGEVCEGGLRVLEALAASGLRSIRFAKEVPGLRAVVANDFSARAVELMSRNVAFNGVGDLVAPRMADARMLMHQCKADREPFDVIDLDPYGSPAPFLDAAVQAVGEGGLLCVTCTDMGVMAGNSAETCYSKYGAVSLKGKFCHEMALRIILHSLDSRANCYQRFIVPLLSVSADFYIRVFVRVFTGQAKVKASASKQALVYHCVGCGTHHLQRLGKVTSHGTGFKYGAATGPPVGPTCEFCQQRHQLGGPMWAEPLHDPAFVEGVLAALERSPGRFQTEERMRGMLSVITEELGDVPLYYTLDSLSSTIHCNTPSLLQVRSALLHAGYRVSLSHACKNAVKTDAPPAVLWDVMRCWAKIHPVKRERLAETSPASRILSVEPTLQASFALRDDANPSSRKRGLKRFPENPEAFWGPKARAKAGGGISPSLQEKRKRHQNKRTERTDDNSGASLKQFPCKRFKEGNCSLGAQCCYSHEGEPPAAPRP, via the exons atgcgcggggcggcgcgggcgg CGGCCGCCTTCAGCACCCTTCGCAGAACCGGCcagggccccccccgccgcccccccgccatggACGGGGATCCCCCCAacggctccgcgcccgcccccggcgcgggggacccccccggggccggcGAGACGCTGATCTCCGAGGGCCGAGCCACCATCCTCTTCCCCAGCGCCAACGAGGTCTTCTACAACCCCGTGCAAGGCTTCAACCGAGACCTGAc CTGTGCCGTCATGACGGAGTTCGCTCGGCTCCAGCTGCAGCCGAAGGGGATCCGGG TCGTCCTCCCCGGAGAGGAGAAGATGGACACGGGTGGCCCCCACCCGCCGGAGCACGGTGACGGTGATACCGCGCCGGCGCCTGACGGCACCGAGGCCCCGCGGACGGCGAAGCCGGGAGAAGTGTgcgag ggggggctgcgggtgctggagGCGCTGGCGGCCTCGGGGCTCCGCTCCATCCGCTTCGCCAAGGAGGTGCCGGGGCTACGGGCCGTGGTGGCCAACGACTTCTCGGCCCGGGCAGTGGAGCTGATGAGCCGCAACGTGGCCTTCAACGGGGTGGGGGACCTGGTGGCCCCCCGCATGGCCGACGCCAG gatgctGATGCACCAGTGCAAGGCGGACAGGGAGCCCTTCGACGTGATCGACCTGGACCCCTACGGCAGCCCCGCGCCCTTCCTGGACGCCGCCGTGCAGGCGGTGGGCGAAGGAg GGCTGCTCTGCGTCACCTGCACGGACATGGGGGTGATGGCGGGGAACAGCGCCGAGACCTGCTACAGCAAATACGGGGCCGTGTCCCTCAAGGGCAAGTTCTGCCACGAGATG gcCCTGCGCATCATCCTGCACAGCCTGGACAGCCGCGCCAACTGCTACCAGCGCTTCATCGTCCCCCTCCTCTCCGTCAGCGCCGACTTCTACATCCGCGTCTTCGTGCGGGTCTTCACGGGGCAGGCGAAGGTGAAAGCCTCGGCCAG CAAACAAGCCCTGGTGTATCACTGCGTGGGCTGCGGCACCCACCACCTCCAGCGCCTGGGCAAGGTCACGAGCCACGGCACGGG CTTCAAGTACGGGGCAGCCACGGGGCCGCCCGTGGGTCCCACCTGCGAGTTCTGccagcagcggcaccag ctgggtggccccATGTGGGCTGAGCCCCTGCACGACCCGGCTTTCGTGGAGGGGGTGCTGGCGGCGCTGGAGAGGAGCCCCGGGCGCTTCCAGACGGAGGAGCGGATGCGGGGGATGCTCAGCGTCATCACCGAG GAGCTCGGCGACGTCCCCCTCTACTACACCCTCGACAGCCTCAGCAGCACCATCCACTGCAAcaccccctccctgctgcaggtCAG gtcCGCCCTCCTGCACGCCGGCTACCGCGTGTCGCTCTCCCACGCCTGCAAGAACGCCGTCAAGACGGACGCGCCCCCCGCCGTGCTCTGGGACGTCATGCGCTGCTGG gccAAGATCCACCCGGTGAAGCGCGAGCGACTGGCAGAGACCAGCCCGGCTTCCCGCATCCTCTCGGTGGAGCCCAC gctccagGCCTCCTTCGCCCTCCGTGACGACGCCAACCCCAGCTCCAGAAAACGGGGCTTGAAGCGGTTCCCGGAAAACCCCGAAGCCTTTTGGGGTCCCAAAGCCAGGGCCAAGGCTGG GGGTggcatctctccctccctccaggagAAGCGGAAGCGCCACCAGAACAAACGGACGGAGCGGACGGACGACAACAGCGGCGCCAGCCTGAAACAGTTCCCCTGCAAACGCTTCAAGGAG GGAAACTGCTCCCTGGGGGCTCAGTGCTGTTACTCACATGAGGGAgagcccccggctgccccccggcccTGA
- the MAN2B1 gene encoding lysosomal alpha-mannosidase — protein MTVPASGMAVPGAAALLLLLGAAAAAGCGYQSCPPTRPDLLNVHLVPHTHDDVGWLKTVEQYFYGVRNEVQHAGVQYILDSVVAQLVANPSRRFVYAEVAFLARWWRQQDEATRRTVRQLVEQGRLEMVGGGWCMSDEAAAHYAPALEQLALGRRFLRQELGGCGTPRVAWQIDPFGHSRQLAAIFAQMGYDGLFVGRVDHQDKETRERLREMELLWRASGNLPPPAADIFTGILPNVYNPPSGFCWDQLCSDPPVVDEDSEENNVDDIVTTFLQIAASQAERYRTNHIIMTMGSDFQYENANLWFKNMDKLIAHVNARQANGSRVHVLYSTPSCYLWELHRANLSWSLKTDDFFPYADGPHQFWTGYFTSRPAFKRYERLSNNFLQICSQLEALAGPASREGPYGLGDSSVLREAVAVAQHHDAVSGTEKQHVADDYARQLAAGWESCQLLVANALASLGGHKENFIFCNALNVSVCPLTEAAGRFTVILYNPLGRPVSWPIRLPVNGGSYAVTDPQGQPVPSEVVPVSNFTRRLRGDGGATRELLFQASAPPLGFSTFTVSRLSHGDPPVSPHRTTVSPQPREIHNEHIRVLFDPVTGHLKEIQNLDKSISLPVFQSFYWYNASAGNDESAQASGAYIFRPNSSEPIPVSGSKRVSTYLVKNALVQEVHQNFSSWCSQVVRLHAGQPYVELEWTVGPIPVADGWGKEIISRFETTLQTDARFYTDSNGRQILERRRDYRPTWNLSQTEPVAGNYYPVNSRIFIKDKKFQLTVLTDRSQGGSSIFDGSLELMVHRRLLYDDNRGVGEPLLELGADKQGLVVRGRHLVLLDTVESAADRHRLLAQELFMAPYAVLAPGGGPSYRRGQPSLRQFSGLRQELPPNVHLLTLTPWEAGTLLLRLEHQFERGESANGSQPVTIDLLNLFSAFAITSLREMSLGADLPLDAVSRLVWTPATGPSQPRPVPKLDPSRVTLQPMEIRTFLATVQYKEPGAGRGGL, from the exons ATGACCGTGCCCGCGAGCGGCATGGCGgtgcccggggcggcggcgctgctgctgctgctcggggcggcggcggccgcgggctgCGGGTACCAG TCGTGTCCCCCCACGCGCCCCGACCTCCTCAACGTCCACCTGGTGCCCCACACCCACGATGACGTGGGGTGGCTCAAGACGGTGGAGCAGTACTTCTACGGAG tgcgtAACGAGGTGCAGCACGCGGGGGTGCAGTACATCCTGGACTCGGTGGTGGCCCAGCTGGTGGCCAACCCCTCCCGCCGCTTCGTCTACGCCGAGGTGGCCTTCCTGGCCCGCTGGTGGCGGCAGCAGGACGAGGCCACGCGCCGCACCGTGCGCCAGCTCGTCGAGcaag GGCGGCTGGAGATGGTTGGGGGGGGCTGGTGCATGAGCGACGAGGCGGCCGCCCACTACGCGCCGGCCCTCGAGCAGCTGGCCCTGGGCCGCCGCTTCCTgcgccaggagctggggggctgcggcACCCCCCGGGTGGCCTGGCAGATCGACCCCTTCGGCCACTCCCGGCAGCTGGCCGCCATCTTCGCCCAG atgGGCTACGACGGGCTCTTCGTGGGGCGCGTGGACCACCAGGACAAGGAGACGCGGGAGCGGCTGCGGGAGATGGAGCTGCTGTGGAGGGCGAGCGGgaacctgcccccccccgccgccgacATCTTCACcg gcaTCCTCCCCAACGTCTACAACCCCCCCTCGGGGTTCTGCTGGGACCAGCTCTGCTCCGACCCCCCCGTGGTGGACGAGGACAGCGAGGAGAACAACGTGGACGACATCGTCACCACCTTCCTGCAGATCGCCGCCAGCCAG GCTGAGCGCTACCGCACCAACCACATCATCATGACGATGGGCTCCGACTTCCAGTACGAGAACGCCAACCTGTGGTTCAAGAACATGGACAAGCTCATCGCCCACGTCAACGCCAGG CAAGCCAACGGCAGCCGCGTCCACGTCCTCTACTCCACACCCTCCTGCTACCTCTGGGAGCTGCACCGGGCCAACCTCTCCTG GTCCCTGAAGACGGACGACTTCTTCCCCTACGCGGATGGTCCCCATCAGTTCTGGACGGGATATTTCACCAGCCGACCCGCCTTCAAGCGCTACGAGCGCCTCAGCAACAACTTTCTCCAG ATCTGCAGCCAGCTGGAGGCTTTGGCCGGGCCGGCGTCGCGGGAGGGTCCCTACGGGCTTGGGGACAGCTCTGTGCTCC GCGAAGCCGTGGCTGTGGCCCAGCACCACGATGCCGTGAGCGGCACCGAGAAGCAGCACGTGGCCGATGACTACGCCAGGCAGCTGGCGGCGGGGTGGGAGAGCTGCCAG CTCCTGGTGGCCAATGCCCTGGCCAGCCTCGGTGGCCACAAGGAGAACTTCATCTTCTGCAACGCCCTCAACGTCAGCGTCTGTCCCCTGACGGAGGCGGCCGGTCGC TTCACCGTCATCCTCTACAACCCCCTGGGCCGTCCCGTGTCCTGGCCCATCCGGCTGCCGGTCAACGGAGGGTCCTACGCGGTGACAGACCCCCAGGGCCAGCCTGTACCCAGCGAG GTCGTCCCCGTCTCCAACTTCACCCGCCGGCTGCGTGGGGACGGCGGCGCCACGcgggagctcctcttccaggcaTCCGCACCCCCCCTGGGCTTCAGCACCTTCACCGTCTCCCGGCTGAGCCACGGggacccccccgtgtccccccaccggACCACGGTGTCACCGCAGCCCCGGGAGATCCATAACGAG CACATCCGGGTGCTCTTCGACCCCGTCACCGGGCACCTGAAGGAGATCCAGAACCTGGACAAGAGCATCTCGCTGCCCGTCTTCCAGAGCTTCTACTG GTACAACGCCAGCGCCGGCAACGATGAGAGCGCCCAGGCCTCGGGCGCCTACATCTTCCGCCCCAACAGCTCCGAGCCCATCCCCGTCTCTGGCTCCAAGCGGGTCTCCACGTACCTGGTGAAG AACGCGCTGGTGCAGGAGGTCCACCAGAACTTCTCCTCGTGGTGCTCCCAGGTGGTGCGGCTCCACGCGGGGCAGCCCTACGTGGAGCTGGAGTGGACGGTGGGGCCCATCCCCGTGGC GGACGGTTGGGGCAAGGAGATCATCAGCCGCTTCGAGACGACGCTGCAGACGGACGCTCGCTTCTACACCGACTCCAACGGGCGGCAGATCCTGGAGCGCAG gcGCGACTACCGTCCCACGTGGAACCTGAGCCAGACGGAGCCCGTGGCGGGGAATTACTACCCCGTTAACAGCCGCATCTTCATCAAG GACAAGAAGTTCCAGCTGACAGTGCTGACGGATCGCTCGCAGGGCGGCAGCAGCATCTTCGACGGCTCCCTGGAGCTCATG GTCCATCGCCGGCTCCTGTACGACGACAACCGGGGCGTGGGGGAGccgctgctggagctgggagctGACAAGCAGGGGCTGGTGGTCCGCGGCCGCCACCTCGTCCTCCTGGACACGGTGGAGTCGGCGGCCGACCGGCACCGGCTCCTGGCGCAGGAGCTTTTCATGGCGCCCTACGCGGTGCTGGCGCCTGGCGGGGGCCCGTCCTACCGccggggccagcccagcctgcggcag TTCTCGGGGCTgcggcaggagctgccccccAACGTCCACCTCCTGACGCTGACGCCGTGGGAGGCCGGGACCCTCCTGCTGCGGCTGGAGCACCAGTTTGAGAGGGGGGAGAGCGCCAACGGCTCCCAGCCCGTCACCATCGACCTACTG AACCTCTTCTCGGCTTTCGCCATCACCTCGCTGCGGGAGATGAGCCTGGGAGCCGACCTGCCGCTCGATGCCGTCTCCCGCCTGGTCTGGACCCCAGCCACAG gtcCATCCCAGCCCCGGCCGGTTCCCAAACTGGACCCGAGCCGGGTCacgctgcagcccatggagatcAGGACCTTCCTGGCCACGGTGCAGTACAAGGAGCCCGGAGCCGGCCGGGGGGgtctctga
- the WDR83 gene encoding WD repeat domain-containing protein 83: protein MAFPRPRPARPELPRQRVRTLQCGQGAVRAVRFNVDGNYCLTCGSDKTLKLWNPHKGTALRTYQGHGYEVLDAAGSFDNSQLCSCGADKTVALWDVATGQVIRKYRGHAGKVNCVQFNEEATIIVSGSIDSTVRCWDCRSRRPDPVQVLDEAKDGVSSVKVSDHEILSGSVDGRVRRYDLRAGQLFSDYIGSPITSVCFSKDGQCVLAASLDSTLRLLDKETGELLGEYTGHRSTAYRLDCVLSEQDTHVGSASEDGRVYFWDLVEGSLALSLAVGRGVVQSLSFHPTLPCLLAATEGQLQLWREDTFQPEGDAAT, encoded by the exons ATGGCCTtcccgcggccccggcccgcccgccccgagCTGCCGCGGCAGCGGGTGCGGACGCTGCAGTGCGGGCAGGGCGCGGTGCGGGCCGTCCGCTTCAACG tggaTGGGAACTACTGCCTGACCTGCGGCAGCGACAAGACCCTGAAGCTCTGGAACCCGCACAAGGGCACGGCGCTGCGCACCTACCAGGGGCACGGCTACGAGGTGCTGGACGCCGCCGG ctccttcgacaacagccagctctgctcctgcggGGCCGACAAGACCGTGGCACTGTGGGACGTGGCCACCGGGCAAGTGATCCGCAAGTACCGGGGACACGCAGGG AAAGTGAACTGCGTCCAATTCAATGAGGAGGCCACCATCATCGTGTCCG gCTCTATCGACTCCACCGTGCGGTGCTGGGActgccgctcccgccgccccgacCCCGTCCAGGTCCTGGATGAGGCCAAGGACGGCGTCTCCAGCGTGAAGGTCTCCGACCACGAGATCCTCTCAGG ctccGTGGACGGCCGCGTCCGGCGCTACGACCTGCGCGCCGGCCAGCTCTTCTCCGACTACATAGGGA GCCCCATCACCAGCGTCTGCTTCAGCAAGGACGGGCAGTGCGTCCTGGCCGCCAGCCTGGACTCCACCCTGCGCCTGCTGGACAAGGAGACGGGGGAGCTGCTGGGCGA gtACACGGGCCACCGCAGCACAGCGTACCGGCTAGACTGCGTCCTGAGCGAGCAGGACACGCACGTGGGCAGCGCCTCCGAGGACGGACGCGTCTATTTCTGGGACCTGGTGGAG GGCTCGCTGGCGCTCAGCCTGGCCGTGGGCCGCGGCGTGGTGCAGTCCCTCTCCTTCCACCcgaccctgccctgcctgctggcgGCCACCGAGggccagctccagctctggcGCGAGGACACCTTCCAGCCCGAGGGGGACGCCGCCACGTGA
- the DHPS gene encoding deoxyhypusine synthase isoform X1, whose protein sequence is MAAPAPVPAGALRAVLKPSGPLPTESLPVRGYDFSGGPDHAALLRSFRTTGFQATSFAQAVAEIQRMIAAKLEPLSEEERARAALGGRRPPSGCTIFLGFTSNLVSSGVRETIRYLLQHNMVDVVVTTAGGVEEDLIKCLAPTYIGDFSLRGQDLRRSGINRIGNLLVPNDNYCKFEDWLMPILEQMVDEQETQGVRWTPSKMIARLGKEIDNPESICYWAQKNNIPVLSPALTDGSLGDMIFFHSYKRPGLVLDIVEDLRLINTQAIFARKTGMIILGGGLVKHHIANANLMRNGADFSVYVNTAQEFDGSDSGARPDEAVSWGKIRMDATPVKVYADASLVFPLLVAETFAQRADAFPSGTPGD, encoded by the exons ATGGCGGCGCCGGCGCCGGTCCCCGCCGGGGCCCTGCGGGCCGTGCTGAAGCCCAGCGGGCCCCTCCCGACCGAGAGCCTCCCGGTGCGCGGCTACGATTTCTCCGGCGGCCCGGACCACGCCGCGCTGCTCCGCTCCTTCCGCACCACCGGCTTCCAGGCCACCAGCTTCGCCCAGGCCGTCGCCGAGATCCAGCGGATG aTCGCGGCGAAGCTGGAGCCGCTGAGCGAGGAGGAGCGGGCCCGGGCGGCgctgggcgggcggcggccgccctcGGGCTGCACCATCTTCCTGGGCTTCACCTCCAACCTCGTCAGCTCCGGCGTCAGGGAGACCATCCGGTACCTGCTGCAGCACAACATG gtgGACGTGGTGGTGaccacggcggggggggtggaggaggatCTCATCAAGTGCCTGGCGCCCACCTACATCGGGGACTTCAGCCTGCGGGGACAGGACCTGCGCCGGAGCGGCATCAACAG gaTCGGGAACCTGCTGGTGCCCAACGACAACTACTGCAAGTTTGAGGACTGGCTGATGCCCATCCTGGAGCAGATGGTGGATGAGCAAGAAACGCAg GGCGTGAGGTGGACCCCCTCCAAGATGATCGCGCGGTTGGGCAAGGAGATCGACAACCCCGAGTCCATCTGCTACTGGGCACAGAAG AACAACATCCCGGTGCTGAGCCCGGCGCTGACCGACGGCTCCCTGGGGGACATGATCTTCTTCCACTCCTACAAGCGCCCGGGGCTGGTGCTGGACATCGTGGAGG ACCTGCGCCTCATTAACACCCAGGCCATCTTCGCCAGGAAGACGGGGATGATCATCCTGGGCGGGGGGCTGGTGAAGCACCACATCGCCAACGCCAACCTCATG AGGAACGGGGCCGACTTCTCCGTCTACGTCAACACGGCGCAGGAGTTCGACGGCTCCGACTCGGGAGCGCGGCCGGACGAGGCCGTGTCCTGGGGCAAGATCCGGATGGATGCCACCCCCGTCAAG GTCTACGCCGACGCCTCCCTGGTTTTTCCGCTGCTGGTGGCGGAGACGTTCGCCCAAAGAGCCGACGCCTTTCCCTCGGGGACACCGGGAGACTGA
- the TRMT1 gene encoding tRNA (guanine(26)-N(2))-dimethyltransferase isoform X2 translates to MRGAARAAAAFSTLRRTGQGPPRRPPAMDGDPPNGSAPAPGAGDPPGAGETLISEGRATILFPSANEVFYNPVQGFNRDLTCAVMTEFARLQLQPKGIRVVLPGEEKMDTGGPHPPEHGDGDTAPAPDGTEAPRTAKPGEVCEGGLRVLEALAASGLRSIRFAKEVPGLRAVVANDFSARAVELMSRNVAFNGVGDLVAPRMADARMLMHQCKADREPFDVIDLDPYGSPAPFLDAAVQAVGEGGLLCVTCTDMGVMAGNSAETCYSKYGAVSLKGKFCHEMALRIILHSLDSRANCYQRFIVPLLSVSADFYIRVFVRVFTGQAKVKASASKQALVYHCVGCGTHHLQRLGKVTSHGTGFKYGAATGPPVGPTCEFCQQRHQLGGPMWAEPLHDPAFVEGVLAALERSPGRFQTEERMRGMLSVITEELGDVPLYYTLDSLSSTIHCNTPSLLQVRSALLHAGYRVSLSHACKNAVKTDAPPAVLWDVMRCWAKIHPVKRERLAETSPASRILSVEPTLQASFALRDDANPSSRKRGLKRFPENPEAFWGPKARAKAGRSGSATRTNGRSGRTTTAAPA, encoded by the exons atgcgcggggcggcgcgggcgg CGGCCGCCTTCAGCACCCTTCGCAGAACCGGCcagggccccccccgccgcccccccgccatggACGGGGATCCCCCCAacggctccgcgcccgcccccggcgcgggggacccccccggggccggcGAGACGCTGATCTCCGAGGGCCGAGCCACCATCCTCTTCCCCAGCGCCAACGAGGTCTTCTACAACCCCGTGCAAGGCTTCAACCGAGACCTGAc CTGTGCCGTCATGACGGAGTTCGCTCGGCTCCAGCTGCAGCCGAAGGGGATCCGGG TCGTCCTCCCCGGAGAGGAGAAGATGGACACGGGTGGCCCCCACCCGCCGGAGCACGGTGACGGTGATACCGCGCCGGCGCCTGACGGCACCGAGGCCCCGCGGACGGCGAAGCCGGGAGAAGTGTgcgag ggggggctgcgggtgctggagGCGCTGGCGGCCTCGGGGCTCCGCTCCATCCGCTTCGCCAAGGAGGTGCCGGGGCTACGGGCCGTGGTGGCCAACGACTTCTCGGCCCGGGCAGTGGAGCTGATGAGCCGCAACGTGGCCTTCAACGGGGTGGGGGACCTGGTGGCCCCCCGCATGGCCGACGCCAG gatgctGATGCACCAGTGCAAGGCGGACAGGGAGCCCTTCGACGTGATCGACCTGGACCCCTACGGCAGCCCCGCGCCCTTCCTGGACGCCGCCGTGCAGGCGGTGGGCGAAGGAg GGCTGCTCTGCGTCACCTGCACGGACATGGGGGTGATGGCGGGGAACAGCGCCGAGACCTGCTACAGCAAATACGGGGCCGTGTCCCTCAAGGGCAAGTTCTGCCACGAGATG gcCCTGCGCATCATCCTGCACAGCCTGGACAGCCGCGCCAACTGCTACCAGCGCTTCATCGTCCCCCTCCTCTCCGTCAGCGCCGACTTCTACATCCGCGTCTTCGTGCGGGTCTTCACGGGGCAGGCGAAGGTGAAAGCCTCGGCCAG CAAACAAGCCCTGGTGTATCACTGCGTGGGCTGCGGCACCCACCACCTCCAGCGCCTGGGCAAGGTCACGAGCCACGGCACGGG CTTCAAGTACGGGGCAGCCACGGGGCCGCCCGTGGGTCCCACCTGCGAGTTCTGccagcagcggcaccag ctgggtggccccATGTGGGCTGAGCCCCTGCACGACCCGGCTTTCGTGGAGGGGGTGCTGGCGGCGCTGGAGAGGAGCCCCGGGCGCTTCCAGACGGAGGAGCGGATGCGGGGGATGCTCAGCGTCATCACCGAG GAGCTCGGCGACGTCCCCCTCTACTACACCCTCGACAGCCTCAGCAGCACCATCCACTGCAAcaccccctccctgctgcaggtCAG gtcCGCCCTCCTGCACGCCGGCTACCGCGTGTCGCTCTCCCACGCCTGCAAGAACGCCGTCAAGACGGACGCGCCCCCCGCCGTGCTCTGGGACGTCATGCGCTGCTGG gccAAGATCCACCCGGTGAAGCGCGAGCGACTGGCAGAGACCAGCCCGGCTTCCCGCATCCTCTCGGTGGAGCCCAC gctccagGCCTCCTTCGCCCTCCGTGACGACGCCAACCCCAGCTCCAGAAAACGGGGCTTGAAGCGGTTCCCGGAAAACCCCGAAGCCTTTTGGGGTCCCAAAGCCAGGGCCAAGGCTGG gagAAGCGGAAGCGCCACCAGAACAAACGGACGGAGCGGACGGACGACAACAGCGGCGCCAGCCTGA
- the DHPS gene encoding deoxyhypusine synthase isoform X2, with translation MPILEQMVDEQETQGVRWTPSKMIARLGKEIDNPESICYWAQKNNIPVLSPALTDGSLGDMIFFHSYKRPGLVLDIVEDLRLINTQAIFARKTGMIILGGGLVKHHIANANLMRNGADFSVYVNTAQEFDGSDSGARPDEAVSWGKIRMDATPVKVYADASLVFPLLVAETFAQRADAFPSGTPGD, from the exons ATGCCCATCCTGGAGCAGATGGTGGATGAGCAAGAAACGCAg GGCGTGAGGTGGACCCCCTCCAAGATGATCGCGCGGTTGGGCAAGGAGATCGACAACCCCGAGTCCATCTGCTACTGGGCACAGAAG AACAACATCCCGGTGCTGAGCCCGGCGCTGACCGACGGCTCCCTGGGGGACATGATCTTCTTCCACTCCTACAAGCGCCCGGGGCTGGTGCTGGACATCGTGGAGG ACCTGCGCCTCATTAACACCCAGGCCATCTTCGCCAGGAAGACGGGGATGATCATCCTGGGCGGGGGGCTGGTGAAGCACCACATCGCCAACGCCAACCTCATG AGGAACGGGGCCGACTTCTCCGTCTACGTCAACACGGCGCAGGAGTTCGACGGCTCCGACTCGGGAGCGCGGCCGGACGAGGCCGTGTCCTGGGGCAAGATCCGGATGGATGCCACCCCCGTCAAG GTCTACGCCGACGCCTCCCTGGTTTTTCCGCTGCTGGTGGCGGAGACGTTCGCCCAAAGAGCCGACGCCTTTCCCTCGGGGACACCGGGAGACTGA
- the WDR83OS gene encoding PAT complex subunit Asterix gives MADPRRPARVARYKPPATETNPALEDPTPDYMNLLGMVFSMCGLMLKLKWCAWIAVYCSFISFANSRSSEDTKQMMSSFMLSISAVVMSYLQNPQPMSPPW, from the exons atGGCGGACCCGCGGCGGCCGGCGCGGGTggccag GTACAAGCCGCCGGCCACCGAGACCAACCCGGCGCTGGAGGACCCCACGCCCGACTACATGAACCTGCTGGGGATGGTCTTCAGCATGTGCGGGCTCATGCTCAAG CTGAAGTGGTGCGCCTGGATCGCCGTCTACTGCTCCTTCATCAGCTTCGCCAACTCCCGCAGCTCCGAGGACACCAAGCAGATGATGAGCAGCTTCAT GCTCTCCATCTCGGCCGTGGTGATGTCCTACCTGCAGAACCCCCAGCCCATGTCCCCGCCCTGGTGA